The Strigops habroptila isolate Jane chromosome 13, bStrHab1.2.pri, whole genome shotgun sequence genome contains a region encoding:
- the PPDPF gene encoding pancreatic progenitor cell differentiation and proliferation factor isoform X1: protein MVQEAGPEAPRLRPCGAEDTAPPPSGPRGPSARPPAGPRRSPSPGFRSAQHPRSRTMASIPSSGSLMATHNYYRRRLSSTSSNSSCGSSEYSGEVIPHPPGLPKSDPGHWWASFFFGKTTHPAMTTVSESPESLGALRVTTGPVACGLEPATGAGRRRHMSEPSSGPSA from the exons ATGGTTCAGGAGGCGGGGCCTGAAGCGCCGCGGCTCAGGCCGTGCGGTGCGGAGGACACAGCGCCGCCGCCGAGCGGCCCCCGCGGCCCTAgtgcccgcccgcccgccggaCCCCGCcgcagccccagcccag GTTTTAGATCTGCACAACATCCAAGATCCAGGACCATGGCATCCATCCCATCAAGCGGCTCGCTCATGGCCACACACAACTACTACAGAA GGCGCCTGAGCTCCACATCCAGCAACAGCTCCTGCGGCAGCTCCGAGTACTCAGGGGAGGTCATCCCTCATCCCCCGG GTCTGCCCAAATCTGATCCCGGTCACTGGTGGGCCAGCTTCTTCTTTGGGAAGACGACTCACCCAGCCATGACAACCGTGTCGGAGTCGCCGGAGAG CCTTGGAGCACTGCGGGTGACAACAGGACCAGTGGCTTGTGGCCTGGAGCCAGCCACAGGAGCAGGACGGAGGCGCCACATGAGTGAGCCCAGCTCCGGGCCCTCAGCCTGA
- the PPDPF gene encoding pancreatic progenitor cell differentiation and proliferation factor isoform X2, whose product MDQIVGHGKGFRSAQHPRSRTMASIPSSGSLMATHNYYRRRLSSTSSNSSCGSSEYSGEVIPHPPGLPKSDPGHWWASFFFGKTTHPAMTTVSESPESLGALRVTTGPVACGLEPATGAGRRRHMSEPSSGPSA is encoded by the exons ATGGACCAGATCGTGGGGCACGGGAAGG GTTTTAGATCTGCACAACATCCAAGATCCAGGACCATGGCATCCATCCCATCAAGCGGCTCGCTCATGGCCACACACAACTACTACAGAA GGCGCCTGAGCTCCACATCCAGCAACAGCTCCTGCGGCAGCTCCGAGTACTCAGGGGAGGTCATCCCTCATCCCCCGG GTCTGCCCAAATCTGATCCCGGTCACTGGTGGGCCAGCTTCTTCTTTGGGAAGACGACTCACCCAGCCATGACAACCGTGTCGGAGTCGCCGGAGAG CCTTGGAGCACTGCGGGTGACAACAGGACCAGTGGCTTGTGGCCTGGAGCCAGCCACAGGAGCAGGACGGAGGCGCCACATGAGTGAGCCCAGCTCCGGGCCCTCAGCCTGA
- the PPDPF gene encoding pancreatic progenitor cell differentiation and proliferation factor isoform X3: protein MASIPSSGSLMATHNYYRRRLSSTSSNSSCGSSEYSGEVIPHPPGLPKSDPGHWWASFFFGKTTHPAMTTVSESPESLGALRVTTGPVACGLEPATGAGRRRHMSEPSSGPSA, encoded by the exons ATGGCATCCATCCCATCAAGCGGCTCGCTCATGGCCACACACAACTACTACAGAA GGCGCCTGAGCTCCACATCCAGCAACAGCTCCTGCGGCAGCTCCGAGTACTCAGGGGAGGTCATCCCTCATCCCCCGG GTCTGCCCAAATCTGATCCCGGTCACTGGTGGGCCAGCTTCTTCTTTGGGAAGACGACTCACCCAGCCATGACAACCGTGTCGGAGTCGCCGGAGAG CCTTGGAGCACTGCGGGTGACAACAGGACCAGTGGCTTGTGGCCTGGAGCCAGCCACAGGAGCAGGACGGAGGCGCCACATGAGTGAGCCCAGCTCCGGGCCCTCAGCCTGA
- the LOC115615265 gene encoding tyrosine-protein kinase Srms-like codes for MEQFVRKRLTFLTSFWNKLRPRSVSENCSLGYLGSDSVSLHSEANSIPFIPKSSLFIALYAFTARSEEELSVSAGDKLRVLREEGEYVFARRLLGEPAMGYVPTAYVANLSQGTSAHRPWYFSKISRNEAEQLLLSPPNQHGSFLVRDSESSKGEYSLSVRNHMKVSHFRICKSPGGSLYIQKGHPFPDMEELLAFYVEHWKVIQSPLLQPCSPATPPERDGWERPRWEFTLRRKLGEGYFGEVWEGLWRNTVPVAIKIIKADMKAEDFTKEIQNLKRLRHEKLIQLHAVCSLDEPVYIITELMRKGNLHSYLNSPEGKSLGTSHLLNIACQVADGMRYLEEKHIVHRDLAARNILVGEELTCKIADFGLARLLKDDIYSTSSSTKIPVKWTAPEAANYRTYSLKSDVWSYGILLYEVFTYGQIPYEGMTNQETVRQITRGYRLPRPSSCPPEIYGIMLECWSGNTEERPTFLALREKLGFIYRRLLSSLS; via the exons atggagcagtttGTCCGGAAGCGTTTGACCTTCCTGACATCCTTCTGGAACAAGCTCCGTCCCCGCTCCGTGTCGGAGAACTGCTCGCTGGGGTATCTTGGTTCCGATTCCGTTTCACTGCACTCGGAGGCGAACTCCATTCCCTTCATCCCCAAGTCCTCTCTTTTCATCGCTTTATACGCTTTCACAGCCCGGAGTGAGGAGGAACTGAGTGTAAGTGCAGGGGACAAACTGCGTGTCCTCAGAGAAGAAGGAGAGTATGTGTTTGCCCGGCGGCTGCTGGGGGAGCCAGCCATGGGCTATGTCCCCACTGCTTACGTGGCCAACCTCAGCCAGGGCACCTCTGCTCATCGACC CTGGTACTTCAGCAAGATCAGCCGGAATGAAGCGGAGCAGCTCCTCCTCTCACCTCCCAACCAGCACGGCTCCTTCCTCGTCCGGGACAGCGAGAGCAGCAAGGGTGAATACTCTCTCTCAG TGCGCAACCACATGAAGGTCAGTCACTTCCGAATCTGCAAGAGCCCCGGGGGCAGCCTCTACATACAGAAGGGACACCCTTTCCCTGACATGGAGGAGCTTCTCGCCTTCTACGTCGAGCACTGGAAGGTCATCCAGAGCCccttgctgcagccctgcagccccgCG ACACCCCCCGAGAGGGACGGGTGGGAGCGCCCGCGCTGGGAGTTCACCCTGCGGAGGAAGCTGGGCGAGGGATACTTCGGAGAGGTGTGGGAAGGACTGTGGAGGAACACGGTGCCGGTGGCCATCAAGATCATTAAAG CTGACATGAAGGCAGAAGACTTCACTAAGGAGATTCAGAACCTGAAGCGCCTGCGGCATGAGAAGCTGATCCAGCTGCACGCTGTCTGCTCGCTGGATGAGCCCGTGTACATCATCACTGAGCTCATGAGGAAAGGCAACCTCCACAGCTACCTCAACA GTCCTGAAGGGAAGTCCCTGGGCACCTCCCACCTGCTCAACATCGCCTGCCAAGTGGCGGATGGGATGAGGTACCTGGAGGAGAAGCACATTGTCCACCGGGATCTGGCGGCCAGAAACATCCTGGTGGGAGAGGAACTCACCTGCAAAATCGCTGATTTTGGACTTGCCCGGCTCCTCAAG GATGACATTTattccaccagcagcagcactaagATCCCGGTGAAGTGGACAGCCCCAGAGGCAGCCAACTACCGCACCTACTCCCTCAAATCCGATGTCTGGTCCTATGGGATTCTGCTCTATGAAGTCTTCACGTATGGACAGATCCCATATGAAG GGATGACCAACCAAGAAACCGTACGGCAAATCACCAGGGGCTACCGCCTTCCGcggcccagctcctgccctcccGAGATCTACGGCATCATGCTGGAATGCTGGAGCGGCAACACAGAGGAGCGTCCCACCTTCCTGGCCCTGCGGGAGAAGCTGGGCTTCATCTACAGACGGCTGCTCAGCTCCCTCTCCTGA
- the LOC115615266 gene encoding LOW QUALITY PROTEIN: peroxidasin homolog (The sequence of the model RefSeq protein was modified relative to this genomic sequence to represent the inferred CDS: inserted 2 bases in 1 codon; deleted 6 bases in 5 codons), which produces MLLKPASLPGLLCFLLLPSFSCSCPSRCLCFRTTVRCMHLMLETIPDIPPQTSILDLRFNHIKEIQPGAFRRLKNLNTLLLNNNQIKHIVRRSFEDLENLKYLYLYKNEIQSIQQHAFNGLHSLEQLYLHFNNLESLESETFSDLPKLERLFLHNNKISRIHPGTFSQLESLKRLRLDSNALLCDCDLMWLAELLKEYAEQGSSIQTAATCEAPRELHGRSIITLTAQEFNCERPRITSEPHDVDVLLGNTVYFTCRAEGNPKPAIIWLHNNNEIDMKDDNRLNLLQDGTLMIQNTKESDKGVYQCMAKNIAGEVKTQEVVLRYFGTPSKPTFVIQPQNTEVLIGESVTLECGVSGHPNPRISWTLGTGSPLPQDSRFAITSSGGLFIQNVTFSDQGQYNCNASNTEGSIQATARIIVQDSPRFLLIPSDQTVTEGQSVDFPCSAEGHPPPVIAWTRAGGPLPSDRRHSILSTGTLRVMRVALHDQGQYECHAISAIGVRTLPVQLSVTPRVIPVFLHPPQDVVAETGQDVSIACAAQGDPRPTITWVKEGIQITESGKFHISQDGTLSIQDLGVADQGRYECIARNPFGFTSSAMQLTITATDVGRSGDTFVATSIREAISSVDHAINSTRTELFSKRPKTPNDLLALFRYPRDPYTIETARAGEIFERTLQLIQEHVQQGLIVDMNVTGYRYNDLVSPHYLNMIANLSGCSAHRRTPNCSDICFHKKYRTHDGSCNNLQHPMWGASLTAFQRLLKPAYQNGFNLPRGFSLAEDARDLPLPLPRLVSTTMIGTETITPDDQFTHMLMQWGQFLDHDMDQTVAAISMSRFSDGAPCSEVCTNDPPCFSVMVPANDPRVRNGRCMFFVRSSPVCGSGMTSLLMNSVYAREQINHLTSYIDASNVYGSTEQESQELRDLSNQNGLLKQGQIVPSSGKHLLPFAVGPPTECMRDENESPVPCFLAGDHRANEQLGLTAMHTLWFREHNRIATELSALNPHWDGDLLYHRHGRLWGAQMQHITYTQWLPKVLGEAGMKMLGEYKGYDPNVNAGILNAFATAAFRFGHTLINPILYRLNETFQPIRQGHIPLHKAFFSPFRIMQEGGIDPLLRGLFGVPGKMRVPSELLNMELTEKLFSMAHSVSLDLAAINIQRGRDHGIPPYNDFRVFCNLSSAQEFEDLRNEIKNLEIREKLRSLYGTTKNIDLFPALMVEDLVPGTRVGPTLMCLLTTQFRRLRDGDRFWYENPGVFTPAQLTQIRQTSLARVICDNSDHIQQLQRDVFRVASYLQGMVSCEEIPAVDLRLWQDCCEDCQTRGQFRALSQRFRSKRSPGFSYPEENPAKQKPALPRNEAPSPSPSSXEESRVLVAELEKTVASLRKQVNALESQLRWHHGNTSTHGWGKKTGDKWRKR; this is translated from the exons GCTGCTGAACAATAATCAGATAAAGCACATTGTGAGAAGATCCTTTGAAGATCTGGAGAACCTGAAATACCT CTACctgtataaaaatgaaattcagagcaTCCAGCAACATGCCTTCAATGGGCTGCATTCTCTGGAACAGCT GTACCTGCATTTCAACAACCTGGAAAGCCTGGAGTCGGAGACTTTTAGTGACCTGCCTAAACTTGAAAGGCT ATTCTTGCACAACAACAAGATTTCCAGGATTCATCCAGGGACATTCTCTCAACTGGAATCCCTCAAACGGCT GCGGTTGGACTCCAACGCCTTGCTCTGTGACTGCGACCTGATGTGGCTGGCCGAGCTGCTGAAGGAGTAcgcagagcagggcagcagcatccagaCCGCAGCTACCTGTGAGGCACCACGTGAACTGCACGGCCGCTCCATCATCACCTTGACCGCCCAGGAGTTCAACTGCG AGAGGCCTCGAATAACCTCAGAGCCCCACGATGTTGACGTCCTCTTGGGAAACACAGTTTATTTCACCTGCAGGGCAGAAGGCAACCCAAAGCCTGCGATTATTTGGCTGCACAACAA TAATGAGATTGACATGAAAGATGACAACCGCCTGAACCTGTTACAAGATGGTACCTTGATGATCCAGAATACCAAGGAGTCAGACAAAGGCGTCTACCAGTGCATGGCCAAGAACATAGCTGGGGAGGTCAAGACACAAGAAGTCGTGCTGCGCTATTTTGGCACCCCAT CCAAGCCCACTTTTGTGATCCAGCCACAGAACACTGAAGTGCTGATCGGGGAAAGCGTCACCTTGGAGTGTGGGGTCTCCGGGCACCCAAACCCTCGCATCAGCTGGACCCTGGGCACGGGCTCTCCTTTACCGCAGGATTCCCGCTTCGCCATCACCAGCTCTGGAGGACTCTTCATTCAGAACGTCACCTTCTCGGACCAGGGACAGTACAACTGCAATGCCAGCAACACTGAGGGATCCATCCAGGCCACAGCAAGGATCATAGTGCAAG ATTCTCCCCGGTTTCTCCTCATTCCCAGTGATCAGACAGTAACTGAGGGACAAAGTGTGGAtttcccctgctctgctgagggTCACCCTCCACCCGTGATTGCCTGGACGAGGGCAG GTGGGCCGCTGCCGAGTGACCGGAGGCACAGCATCCTCTCCACGGGTACCCTGCGGGTGATGAGGGTGGCTCTGCATGACCAAGGCCAGTACGAGTGCCATGCCATCAGTGCCATCGGCGTGAGGACCCTTCCGGTACAGCTGTCAGTGACCCCCCGAG TGATACCCGTGTTCCTCCATCCCCCGCAAGATGTGGTGGCAGAGACAGGCCAGGACGTGTCCATTGCCTGTGCTGCCCAAGGAGATCCACGTCCCACCATAACCTGGGTGAAG GAGGGCATCCAGATCACAGAGAGCGGCAAGTTCCACATAAGCCAAGATGGGACCCTTTCCATTCAAGATCTCGGCGTGGCTGACCAGGGGAGATACGAGTGCATAGCAAGAAACCCCTTTGGCTTCACCTCCAGCGCTATGCAGCTCACCATCACTG ccaCGGACGTCGGTCGGAGCGGCGACACGTTTGTAGCCACATCGATACGAGAAGCCATCAGCAGCGTGGACCATGCCATCAATTCAACACGCACGGAGCTGTTCAGCAA GCGCCCCAAGACACCCAATGACTTGCTGGCTCTCTTCCGTTACCCCCGGGACCCCTACACCATTGAAACAGCCAGGGCAGGCGAGATCTTTGAAAGGACCTTGCAGCTGATTCAGGAACACGTGCAACAAGGGCTGATCGTGGATATGAACGTCACAG gCTATCGGTACAATGACTTGGTGTCCCCTCACTACCTGAACATGATTGCCAACCTGTCGGGCTGCTCTGCCCACCGCCGCACGCCGAACTGCTCGGATATCTGCTTCCACAAGAAGTACAGGACCCATGATGGCTCTTGCAACAACCTCCAACACCCGATGTGGGGTGCATCCCTCACAGCCTTCCAAAGGCTCCTCAAACCTGCCTACCAGAACGGATTTAACCTCCCACGGGGGTTTTCCTTGGCAGAAGATGCCAGGGACCTGCCCCTTCCTCTACCTCGCCTTGTCTCCACCACCATGATCGGCACTGAGACCATCACCCCCGATGACCAGTTCACGCACATGCTCATGCAGTGGGGCCAGTTTCTGGACCATGACATGGACCAGACGGTGGCAGCCATTAGCATGTCCCGCTTCTCAGATGGAGCACCCTGCAGCGAAGTGTGCACCAACGACCCACCTTGCTTCTCTGTCATGGTCCCTGCCAACGACCCTCGTGTGAGGAATGGGCGCTGCATGTTCTTCGTC CGCTCAAGCCCTGTATGTGGCAGCGGGATGACCTCCCTACTGATGAACTCTGTCTACGCCAGGGAGCAGATCAACCACTTGACATCTTACATTGATGCTTCCAATGTTTAcggcagcacagagcaggaatCGCAGGAGCTGCGGGATCTGAGCAACCAAAATGGGCTGCTGAAGCAAGGCCAAATTGTGCCCAGCTCGGGGAAGCAtctccttccctttgctgtGGGGCCACCCACTGAATGCATGAGAGAT GAGAACGAGAGCCCTGTGCCATGCTTCCTGGCAGGAGACCACCGTGCCAATGAGCAGCTGGGTCTCACAGCCATGCACACGCTGTGGTTCAGGGAGCACAACCGCATCGCCACGGAGCTGTCAGCCCTCAATCCCCACTGGGATGGAGACCTCCTGTATCAT AGGCACGGAAGATTGTGGGGTGCGCAGATGCAGCATATCACCTACACCCAATGGCTCCCCAAGGTCCTTGGGGAAGCTGGGATGAAGATGCTGGGTGAGTACAAAGGC TACGACCCTAATGTCAATGCG GGGATTCTCAACGCCTTTGCCACTGCTGCCTTCCGCTTCGGGCACACCTTGATCAACCCCATCCTGTACCGGCTGAACGAAACCTTCCAGCCCATCCGTCAAGGCCACATCCCCCTGCACAAGGCCTTCTTCTCCCCTTTCAGGATCATGCAGGAGGGTGGGATTGACCCACTCCTCCGTGGGCTGTTTGGGGTCCCTGGGAAGATGCGGGTCCCCTCCGAACTCCTCAACATGGAGCTGACAGAGAAACTCTTCTCCATGGCACACTCTGTCTCACTGGACTTGGCTGCTATCAACATCCAGAGAGGCCGAGACCATGGCATCCCACCTTACAACGACTTCAGGGTCTTCTGCAACCTCTCGTCTGCACAGGAGTTTGAGGACCTCAGGAATGAGATAAAGAACTTGGAGATCAGAGAAAAGCTCAGGAG TTTATATGGAACTACAAAAAACATTGACCTGTTCCCAGCACTGATGGTGGAGGACCTTGTCCCTGGTACCAGAGTTGGACCAACGCTGATGTGCCTCTTAACGACACAGTTCAGGAGGCTGAGGGATGGAGACAG ATTCTGGTATGAGAATCCCGGAGTCTTCACACCAGCGCAGCTGACTCAGATCAGACAGACATCCCTTGCTCGTGTCATCTGTGACAACAGCGACCacatccagcagctccagagggaTGTCTTCCGGGTGGCATCGTACCTGCAGGGCATGGTCAGCTGTGAAGAGATTCCTGCGGTGGATCTCCGCTTGTGGCAGGACTGTTGTGAGG ACTGCCAGACACGGGGGCAATTCAGGGCTCTTTCACAGCGGTTCCGAAGCAAGAGATCTCCTGGCTTCAGCTACCCAGAGGAAAACCCTGCCAAGCAGAAGCCTGCCTTGCCCAG AAATGAGGCACCTTCTCCAAGCCCTTCCTC AGAGGAATCTCGAGTCCTTGTGGCTGAACTGGAGAAGACAGTTGCTTCCCTACGGAAACAG GTGAACGCACTGGAGAGCCAGCTGAGGTGGCACCATGGGAACACCAGCACGCATGGATGGGGGAAGAAGACTGgagataaatggagaaaaagatga